One window of Streptomyces sp. SUK 48 genomic DNA carries:
- a CDS encoding AAA family ATPase: protein MTTVDVDPGAAAARATDAILDDTLHGTERGVVVDSPPGAGKSTLVVRAALELADAGRPLMVVAQTNAQVDDLVLRLAEKNPGLPVGRLHSSDADAYDKALEELPQVRTSAKAADLAGLPVVLSTAAKWAHVKVDEPWRHAIVDEAYQMRSDSLLAVAGLFERALFVGDPGQLDPFAIVGGEQWAGLSYDPSASAVSTLLAHNPGLPQHRLPVSWRLPASAAPLVSDAFYPYTPFRSGTGPGDRRLSFAVPSDGSGPDRVIDEAAATGWGLLELPARHTPRTDPEAVRAVAAVVRRLLDRGGAALSERSPDPAPLTAARIAVGTAHRDQAAAVRSALADLGVFEVTVDTANRLQGREYDVTVVLHPLSGRPDATAFHLETGRLCVLASRHRHACVVVCREGVSGLLDDYPSTEPVQLGTLVKFPDGWEANHAVLAHLAEHRVRWRP, encoded by the coding sequence GTGACGACCGTCGACGTCGACCCCGGGGCCGCCGCCGCCCGCGCCACGGACGCGATCCTCGACGACACGCTGCACGGCACGGAGCGGGGCGTGGTGGTCGACTCGCCGCCCGGCGCGGGCAAGTCGACCCTGGTGGTGCGGGCGGCGCTGGAACTCGCGGACGCGGGGCGCCCGTTGATGGTGGTGGCGCAGACCAACGCCCAGGTGGACGACCTGGTGCTGCGCCTCGCCGAGAAGAACCCCGGGCTGCCGGTGGGCCGGCTGCACAGCAGCGACGCGGACGCGTACGACAAGGCGCTGGAGGAGCTGCCCCAGGTGCGTACGTCCGCGAAGGCGGCCGACCTCGCCGGGCTGCCGGTGGTGCTGTCCACGGCCGCGAAGTGGGCGCATGTGAAGGTGGACGAGCCCTGGCGGCACGCGATCGTGGACGAGGCGTACCAGATGCGCTCGGACTCGCTGCTCGCGGTGGCCGGTCTGTTCGAGCGGGCGCTGTTCGTGGGCGATCCCGGCCAGCTGGACCCGTTCGCGATCGTCGGCGGCGAGCAGTGGGCGGGGCTGTCGTACGACCCCTCGGCCTCCGCCGTCAGCACGCTGCTCGCCCACAACCCCGGGCTGCCGCAGCACCGGCTGCCGGTCTCCTGGCGGCTGCCCGCGTCCGCGGCGCCGCTGGTCTCGGACGCGTTCTACCCGTACACCCCGTTCCGCAGCGGCACCGGGCCCGGTGACCGCCGGCTCTCCTTCGCGGTGCCCTCCGACGGCTCGGGTCCCGACCGGGTGATCGACGAGGCCGCCGCCACCGGCTGGGGCCTGCTGGAGCTGCCCGCCCGGCACACCCCGCGCACGGACCCGGAGGCGGTGCGCGCGGTGGCCGCGGTCGTCCGCCGCCTGCTGGACCGGGGCGGCGCGGCGCTCTCCGAGCGCTCACCCGACCCGGCCCCGCTGACCGCCGCCCGGATCGCCGTCGGCACCGCCCATCGCGACCAGGCGGCCGCGGTGCGCTCCGCGCTGGCCGACCTGGGCGTCTTCGAGGTGACCGTCGACACGGCGAACCGGCTCCAGGGCCGCGAGTACGACGTCACGGTCGTCCTGCACCCGCTCTCCGGCCGACCCGACGCCACCGCCTTCCACCTGGAGACCGGCCGCCTGTGCGTCCTCGCCTCCCGGCACCGCCACGCCTGCGTCGTGGTCTGCCGCGAGGGCGTGAGCGGCCTGCTGGACGACTACCCCTCCACCGAACCGGTCCAACTGGGCACGCTGGTCAAGTTCCCGGACGGCTGGGAGGCGAACCACGCGGTACTGGCACATCTGGCGGAACACAGGGTGCGCTGGCGCCCGTGA
- a CDS encoding phosphatase PAP2 family protein has product MAQTETPGTEVAPRTRLRWWTELPLLLLVYGCYSAGRLLVRGDVDDAVDHGLALLRAEKLLHLNAEHPLNRLFTREPWLGIPADFWYASLHYLVTPAILIWLFRNRAEYYRRARAWLMTSTFIGLIGFTLVPTCPPRLLAANEGFVDTMAHYSSYGWWGGDASAPRGLGGMTNQYAAMPSLHVGWALWCGVMLWRHGGTRLTKVLAVLYPLGTALVVMGTANHYLLDALAGIAVMGVGHLLAPRVLRAVDLVRARLFKGFGAEGSPIVGGGCKTSAGERIPRQRESRPGAGAEPDPSPTDAGDGAPAPAR; this is encoded by the coding sequence ATGGCGCAGACCGAGACACCGGGCACCGAGGTGGCGCCCCGCACCCGGTTGCGCTGGTGGACCGAGCTGCCGCTGCTCCTGCTGGTCTACGGCTGCTACTCGGCCGGCCGCCTCCTGGTACGCGGCGACGTCGACGACGCCGTGGACCACGGCCTGGCGCTGCTGCGCGCCGAGAAGCTGCTCCACCTGAACGCCGAGCACCCCCTCAACCGCCTGTTCACCCGCGAGCCCTGGCTCGGGATACCCGCGGACTTCTGGTACGCCTCGCTGCACTACCTGGTCACGCCCGCGATTCTCATCTGGCTGTTCCGCAACCGCGCCGAGTACTACCGGCGGGCCCGCGCCTGGCTGATGACGTCCACGTTCATCGGACTGATCGGCTTCACCCTGGTGCCGACCTGCCCGCCCCGGCTGCTCGCCGCGAACGAGGGCTTCGTGGACACCATGGCCCACTACAGCTCGTACGGCTGGTGGGGCGGCGACGCCAGCGCCCCGCGCGGCCTGGGCGGCATGACCAACCAGTACGCGGCGATGCCGAGCCTGCACGTCGGCTGGGCGCTGTGGTGCGGGGTGATGCTGTGGCGGCACGGCGGCACCCGGCTCACCAAGGTGCTGGCCGTGCTCTACCCGCTGGGCACCGCCCTGGTCGTCATGGGCACCGCCAACCACTACCTGCTGGACGCGCTCGCCGGCATCGCCGTGATGGGCGTCGGCCACCTGCTCGCGCCGCGTGTGCTGCGGGCCGTCGACCTGGTCCGGGCCCGCCTGTTCAAGGGCTTCGGAGCCGAAGGTTCCCCGATTGTCGGTGGCGGATGCAAGACTTCCGCGGGTGAGCGAATTCCACGGCAGCGAGAGTCGCGGCCCGGCGCCGGAGCCGAGCCCGACCCCTCCCCCACGGACGCGGGCGACGGAGCTCCGGCACCGGCTCGCTGA